The Kiritimatiellales bacterium region AATTGCCGCAAAAACGCGCAAAAGACACAAAATATTCAACGTTAATTTGTGTTCATTCGCATAAATCCGCGGTTTAAAATTCGTTTCTATCTGTGTTATCCGCAGTTTCTTTATTCTGATTTTTGCGGCGACACGATTCATTCGGTTTGCTGGAATAAACCCAGCGGTAATAATCGGCGAGTTTCAGTTTTCCGGCAGCGGCATCGTCGATGAACACTTTGGCAACGGGATGATGCTGCAGAATAGACGCCGGCATAATTGCGGCAACCGGACCCTCGATGGTCGCGGCAATCGCGTCGGCTTTGCCGGCGCCGAATGCGAGCATCAGCGCCATGCGCGCTTCCATGATCGTGCCGATTCCCATGGTAATGCAGTGTTTCGGCACCTGTGATTCATCGCCGGAAAAAAAGCGCGCGTTATCAGCCACGGTCTGCTGCGTCAGCGTTTTCATGCGTGTGCGCGAAGCAAACGAGGAAACCGGTTCGTTGAATCCGATGTGTCCGTCTGATCCAATGCCCAGCACCTGAAGATCAATGCCGCCGGCGGCGATGATCGTTTTTTCATATTTGGCGCAGAACGCCGGAATATCTTTTGTCATGCCGTCGGGGATATGAATATTTTCCGGCGCGATATTAATGTGATCGAAAAAATTTTCGTGCATGAAGCGGTAATATGACTGTTCATGGTCCGCCGGCAGCCCGATGTATTCATCAAGATTAAATGTTCTGACGCCGGAAAAATCGAGTCCGTCCTTGTTGTGCATGCGGATCAGCTCTTTATACAGCAGCAGCGGCGTGCTTCCCGTGGCGAGCCCGAGCACTGCGTCCGGTTTTTTCTTAATCAACTGCGCTACAATTTTCGCCGCCGTACGGCTGCCGGTTTCTGCATCTTTCTGAATAATTACTTCCATGCGAATAACTCCTTTAATGATGTTTGCATTGAAACAAATTTCCCGGCGTCCGGCACAGAACAAAATTTACCGTTCTGCCACCGGCGCAGACGGTACAGCGTCGCGAATGAAAATTCCGGCGGCGTGCCGCCCTGTCCGCCGACGAGTTCGCCGCCGCGCCGCACATTATCCTGCATCCACGCCGGCAGCAGCAAATGGTACGGATTGCGCGCGACTTCTTCGGTGTGTAAGGAGAGCGCAGCTACCAGATCGGCAACGCAAACCGCATCGCCTTCAATCATCAGATCCGGATTGTCCATGGCGCCCCAGAATTCCGTTTCGATGGTGAAACAGGAAAATTCCGGCGGCAGTGCCGCCAGCGCTTCAGCGAGCAGAAAATGCGTTTTAATATGACGCGAATTCCAGTCGCGCTCGTGCGGGAAAAAAATAATCTCCGGCGCTTCGCGTTGCAGAATTTCCATGATTCCAGCGACATCCAGATTCATAAAATTGCTGCGCGGATAAATCTCCCAGCCGAGAAATCCGCACGCTGCTTTCAGCTCGGCAGCGCGGCCCGGCCGGCGCTTTTCATCGCTGCCGAACGTTACCGGCACATTAATAATTTTTACCCCCGCTTCGCGCATCAGCCGCAGCGGCAGCAGTCCGGTAATACATTCATCGTCCGGGTGCGGCGAGAAAAGCAGTGCTTTACGCTCTGCCGGTTGTACTGGCGTTTCAATTCCGGCCGGCGAAATGCTTTTTGCATTCTGCACACCGGCCTCAATATTCTTCACAAACTCAAGATACGGATTTGTCATTTTACTCCTCCATTCATTTTTTGAACCGCGGATAACACGGATGAAAACGGATATAAAAATTCAAACCACTAATTAACACTAATCAGCACTAATAATTAGTCATTCGAAGAAGGGCTTTGCGAACGCAAAGCAGCGAAGCGGCAAAATAACTGAAGATTAGTGGTTAAAATTCGTGTCCATTCGTGGTTAAAAATCCGTTTATATCCGTGTTATCCGCGGTTTTATTTTTCAAATCTCAGGTAAGCTCGCTGCAGCGACGGCCTGCCCGTGGCGTTTATCTTTTTCATCCGGCGTCACAATTTTAAGCTGTTCTGCCAGCGCCGGAAATTCGGACGTCAAAACGTTTTCAGCGTTCTGAATAATTATATCGCCGCCGGCGCCGGAGGTTACGCGGCCGAGCAGCAGCACTCGCCGGATTTCATAAAAGCCGGCATAGTGCGCAATGCTGTACCCGAGGCAGGTTCCGATGGTGGAATAAATTTTTGCGGCGCGCTCATCGCCGGCGCTCATCAGTTTCTGCACTTCAATCAGCTGTTCGGCGAACGGAAGTCCCGGCGCAAAATCAATTCCGGCGAGCGGCGCGAGCCGCGCAACACCCTGCTGCGAAAAATACTGCACGCCGCAGCCGATGTCGCCGGACCATTCATCCGCCGGCGCGTGCGCACGGTAATCCACCGGCGCAAACGCCAGCTCGTTCAGCCACGGCGTAATATTGCCGTCCGGCGTCACATACCCGGCGGCCATACTGGTGCCGAGCGAAATTCCGAGCACCGCGTTTTCATTCATCGACATTGATCCTGCGAGCGCTGTCACCTCGCCGTCGTTCACCACCTCAAACGGCACATTGTTCCAGCGCGCTTTCAGATCGAAAAAGATACGCCGGATTTTCCGCTCAAAATTTTCCGGCGACACACCGCGGAAGAGCGACGCCACTCGCACTTCGTTATTCACATACACGCCGGCGGCGCTCCCGCCGATGGCGTCCACGCGCGGCAGATGCGCCGCCGCGTGCTGCAGCGTTTCATGAATCCCGGTAATGTGATATTCAGGATCGTTTTCAAAATAGGGATTCCATTCGATCTCTTCCGAAAACACCACCTTGCCGTCCATTACGGCGGCGCACTTACGATCCGATCCGCCGAGATCAAAACCGATGCGGCAGCCGTCGAAATGACGTCCCAGCGCAACTGCCGTTTCGTTCTCCGGCGGAATTTCTTCCGGCGCACAAGCGAGAATCGACAACGGCTGTCCGTACACTTTTCCGCCGAAAAATTCATAATCAAATCTGCGCGCACCGGACGGTGAGTAGATCGCCGCGAGTTTTTTCGTGAACGCATCTGCGCCGGAAATCAGCACGGTACTCCCGCCGCGCTGCCACAGCAGAAATTTCAGCAGCCGTTCAAGATGGAACAGCGAGCACGCTTCGTTCGCCGGCGTCAGCGGCAGAAGTTTTGTTTCATACACTGAGCAGGTTTGGTCGGGACGCACGAATGCAATTCGCACCGGCACATCCGCAGTTTTACGATATTCACGATTCCACAGTGCCGCCGGAACAAAATCTGTATCCAGCACCGGTTTTATTTTGGGTTCACAATTCATGCCATAAGAATAAAATATGCGGCTCTAGAAGAAATATTAAATAGTTATCTTATTCGACTGACTTTTAACAATTCCGGCGGTAATTTTTTCGGCGTGAATGCCAAACTGCTCAAACTCAGTGATCCGTCCGACTACTTTCCGGGTACCGGGAACTCCCCGCTGCCTGCGCCGCAGAATATTCTGCTGTTTGCGCGCCATACCAAACAAAAGCTGCAGGAAGAAGCGCTGCTGAGCCGGTCGCATCACCGCTTCGTGCTGATTTTTAATCTGGAAACAGCCGGTTATGTTCACATCGATCACTTAACATTCCGTTTTTATCCCGGACAGATGCTGCTGATTCATCCGTTTCAGTTTCATCATTACAGTCACTTGGAAAAACAAAAATTGAAGTGGGGTTTCTGCACATTCGAGCTTGATCCGCAATCGTTTCTCGCGCCGCTGCGCAACCGGATTTTTAAGAACAGCGCTGCTGCCGGAAAACTGCTGGCGGAAATTCTAGAAACGTGGCTGGCAAAAAAAACCGGCGGCCAGGCGGAAAAACTGCAGGCGCTGGTGCTGCTGCTGTTAATTGCACTGAAGCAGTCAGCGGCCGGTGCACCGGCAGCGGTTCCGGTGCGCGCCGGCGGAAATATTCTGCACCGCGTGAACCGTTTTCTGCACGAACACCCCGCCGCCGGCATCTCTGATTTTGCCGAAAATTCCGGCGTATCTGAATCATGGCTGCGTGAAAAATTCCGTAAGACCGCCGGTATTTCACTCGGCAGTCATATTCGCAACTGCCGGATCAACCGCGCAATGATGCTGTTGCGCACAACCGATCTGCCCGTCGCCGAAATCGCCGGCGAAACCGGATTCAGCTCACTGCAGTCGTTCAGCCGCGCTTTTAAAACCGGCGCCGGCAAGTCACCGCGCGCTTACCGGAACAGTGCGGGATAGGAGATAGAGTTCGGGGTTCAGAGTTCAAAGTTCAGGATTCAAGATTCGGGAACGTGTAAAAAATCTTTGAAAAAATTTCCCCGCGAATTTTCACGAATAAACACGAATGTATTTCATTTTATGTTCGTGAAGACTGCCGCTCCGCTGCTTTGCATTTGCAAAGCCTTTCTTCGAGAGGCTTGAACTTGTGAAAGGCAGCCGCGCAAGGAGCCGCAACCGTGTCCCGCACCACAACTCTTTTACCAATCAATCTGTCTTTATCTGCAATATCTGCGGTTCTGCTAAAAATTAAATTGCTCTGATTCCGGCGGTAAATTAATTTTTTTGCCAGCCGGGCTGGCTACGCGCTTCATCAATGAATGTTAAAATGTTTTCGAACGATGTATCGCTTTCAACTGCGTGTGACGGCGAGAAGATGTAACTGCCGGCGGCACCGAGTTCGAGCAGCCGGCGCGATTCGCGGCGGACATCGTCCGGCGTGCCGAACGGCAGCGTTTTCTGAATACTGAGTCCGCCGTGAAATGTGAGCCGCCCGCGATATTCCGGCAGGATCGACCAGATGTCCATCACTTCTGGCTGAAACGGGTTGAAGCTGTTAAGTCCGGCGGCAATCAGATCATCGAACAATTCATCGACGTCACCGCAGGAGTGAATCATCACAAATTTTCCAGCGGTGCGCGCCGTACTGTACATGCGTTTGATTTGCGGATAAATATATTCGTGCCAGAGCGCAGGCCCCATAATTAATCCGTGCTGCTGTCCCCAGTCGTCGCCAAAATAAACAGCATCGATATCATATGTGAGTGCTTTCTGTACCTGCGCGATATTATAATCGGCAATTGCCGTGAGCAGTTCATGGACAAATTCCGGATGATCGATCATGTCGATCATCAAATTCTCCATACCGCGCAGTGTCCATGCACGTTCGAAAAGAGAGAAGCCGAGCTCAAACACGCGAAAGCAGTCGGCGCGCGCGGCAATATTTTCTTTGATGCCGGCGAAGAAACGTGCATCGCATGGATCAGGAAATTTTACACCGCTCATATCCGGTTCAGGAATAACGCAGCCCTGTACAACGCCGATGTCTTTATCAACGCTCCGGTCCCATACTACACCGAATACATCGCGAAAATGATCGTTACCGATGTCTTCAAAAAATCCTATATCGCTGCCCAGCCGGACAATATGATTGTCCACTGCCGTTTCCAGATCATCTGTTTTAAAATGCTTTTTTAACATCTGTTCCGGTTCATGTGTAAATTTGTACGACCACGGCACATACGGCGGTTTTTTTCCTTCCAGCACCATTCGAATCACTTCACGTTTTGTCATAAACTTCTCCGGTTCATCGGTTACATTCAACACTGTGCAATTTTTTTTGTAAATAGAGTCGACAGCAATAAATATGGACTAAACTGCAATATAACTTAATATTTATTCCATGATAAAAAAACCGTTCGCTGCTGTGCTTCAACCGGAACTTCAGGACATGCTGAATCATTTTTCATCACTGCTGAACGTGCGTACCGGATTTTTCTCACCGTCCGGAAAAGAAATCTGCGCCGGCCTGAGCCGTCCGGTTTGCGAGTACTGTTTGCAGCGGAGAACTGATCCGGCGTTTAACGAAAAATGCCGGCGGCTGGATGCAAAAATGATTTTACAGGCGCAACAAAAAAACCGCCCGCTTTCATATCGCTGTCATGGAAATTTAACCGAAGCCGTCGTTCCGGTTTCACTGCACGGGCGCTGTGCCGGTTTAATTATGATCGGCCAGTTTCGTACGCCGGAATGCTCCCCGCCGGAAAAACTGAAACCGCTGCATGCAAAAACACCGCTTTTTTCGGAACAGCAGGTTGCGGATATGCTGCATATACTCCAGCTCATGGCGGATCAGATTTCAATACACAGCTTAGTTCACCTGCGCGATTTTGATTTAATTCAACCGCTGATTGACCGTATTGAAAAAAATCCGGAACAGACCATCAGTGTGAAAAAAGCAGCGGCACAAACCGGGCGCAGCCCGTCCGGTTTTGCGCATCTGTTTAAAAAACTCACTGGCGTCAGCTTCCGGCAGTATCAAATTAATCGCCGGCTGCAGGAGGCCAGCCGTTTGCTCAGAACATTCCCGCACATGCCGGTCAAACAAATCGCCGAACAAACCGGCTTTAACGACCCTCTCTATTTCTCACGCCTTTACCGGAAAAATTTCGGGCACGCGCCAACACATAAAAAATTTATTCCGCCATCAGCCGGCTGATCATCGGATCAACCTGTTCGGCCCAGACGCGGTAGCTGTCTTCATTCAGATGCAGCAGGTCCGGCATCACACTGCGGCGCAGAACGCCATCGGCGTCGAGAAATGCCTGGTTGATATTGAGGTAAAATATTTTTTTATTATCGGCGATCTTTGCAACGGTTTCACTGGCTTGATCATTTTTCGCCCACTTCTCATTATACGTTGCGTCGCCGGTTTTATCTGCGCGTTGCGCTGCATCGCCGCGCGGGAAGATTGCCAGTACCAAAATTTTAGTTTCCGGCAGTTTGTGACGAATACGCGCAACAATCGCTTTAATTCCATCAGCAATTTCTTCGGCGCTGTCACGGCCGGAATTATTGGTGCCGATCATAATCATTGCGACTTCCGGATTGATTCCATCCAGCCCGCCGTGATCAATACGCCACAGCACATGCTCTGTGCGGTCACCGGAAAAACCGAGGTTCACCGCATTGCGCGGCGTAAAATATTCATCCCATGCTTCTTTGCCTTTACCTTCCCAGCCGTGAGTAATTGAATCGCCGATGAACACCAGATCCACATTACCGGATTGTATCGCCGCCAGTTTTTCTTCATGGCGCGGCATCCACCAGTCGCGATCCGTACGATCCACCGGCATCACCGCTGCGTGCGTTTTTCCGGCAAGTTCCTGTTCCCACTGCGGCGTTGAATTAAAACATCCGGCGACGAATCCGGCGCACAACAGAACAGATAAACCCTTTATAAA contains the following coding sequences:
- a CDS encoding uroporphyrinogen decarboxylase family protein is translated as MTKREVIRMVLEGKKPPYVPWSYKFTHEPEQMLKKHFKTDDLETAVDNHIVRLGSDIGFFEDIGNDHFRDVFGVVWDRSVDKDIGVVQGCVIPEPDMSGVKFPDPCDARFFAGIKENIAARADCFRVFELGFSLFERAWTLRGMENLMIDMIDHPEFVHELLTAIADYNIAQVQKALTYDIDAVYFGDDWGQQHGLIMGPALWHEYIYPQIKRMYSTARTAGKFVMIHSCGDVDELFDDLIAAGLNSFNPFQPEVMDIWSILPEYRGRLTFHGGLSIQKTLPFGTPDDVRRESRRLLELGAAGSYIFSPSHAVESDTSFENILTFIDEARSQPGWQKN
- a CDS encoding helix-turn-helix transcriptional regulator, giving the protein MNAKLLKLSDPSDYFPGTGNSPLPAPQNILLFARHTKQKLQEEALLSRSHHRFVLIFNLETAGYVHIDHLTFRFYPGQMLLIHPFQFHHYSHLEKQKLKWGFCTFELDPQSFLAPLRNRIFKNSAAAGKLLAEILETWLAKKTGGQAEKLQALVLLLLIALKQSAAGAPAAVPVRAGGNILHRVNRFLHEHPAAGISDFAENSGVSESWLREKFRKTAGISLGSHIRNCRINRAMMLLRTTDLPVAEIAGETGFSSLQSFSRAFKTGAGKSPRAYRNSAG
- a CDS encoding PocR ligand-binding domain-containing protein; amino-acid sequence: MIKKPFAAVLQPELQDMLNHFSSLLNVRTGFFSPSGKEICAGLSRPVCEYCLQRRTDPAFNEKCRRLDAKMILQAQQKNRPLSYRCHGNLTEAVVPVSLHGRCAGLIMIGQFRTPECSPPEKLKPLHAKTPLFSEQQVADMLHILQLMADQISIHSLVHLRDFDLIQPLIDRIEKNPEQTISVKKAAAQTGRSPSGFAHLFKKLTGVSFRQYQINRRLQEASRLLRTFPHMPVKQIAEQTGFNDPLYFSRLYRKNFGHAPTHKKFIPPSAG
- the nagB gene encoding glucosamine-6-phosphate deaminase, with protein sequence MEVIIQKDAETGSRTAAKIVAQLIKKKPDAVLGLATGSTPLLLYKELIRMHNKDGLDFSGVRTFNLDEYIGLPADHEQSYYRFMHENFFDHINIAPENIHIPDGMTKDIPAFCAKYEKTIIAAGGIDLQVLGIGSDGHIGFNEPVSSFASRTRMKTLTQQTVADNARFFSGDESQVPKHCITMGIGTIMEARMALMLAFGAGKADAIAATIEGPVAAIMPASILQHHPVAKVFIDDAAAGKLKLADYYRWVYSSKPNESCRRKNQNKETADNTDRNEF
- a CDS encoding platelet-activating factor acetylhydrolase IB subunit; amino-acid sequence: MKKFIKGLSVLLCAGFVAGCFNSTPQWEQELAGKTHAAVMPVDRTDRDWWMPRHEEKLAAIQSGNVDLVFIGDSITHGWEGKGKEAWDEYFTPRNAVNLGFSGDRTEHVLWRIDHGGLDGINPEVAMIMIGTNNSGRDSAEEIADGIKAIVARIRHKLPETKILVLAIFPRGDAAQRADKTGDATYNEKWAKNDQASETVAKIADNKKIFYLNINQAFLDADGVLRRSVMPDLLHLNEDSYRVWAEQVDPMISRLMAE
- a CDS encoding PIG-L family deacetylase; amino-acid sequence: MTNPYLEFVKNIEAGVQNAKSISPAGIETPVQPAERKALLFSPHPDDECITGLLPLRLMREAGVKIINVPVTFGSDEKRRPGRAAELKAACGFLGWEIYPRSNFMNLDVAGIMEILQREAPEIIFFPHERDWNSRHIKTHFLLAEALAALPPEFSCFTIETEFWGAMDNPDLMIEGDAVCVADLVAALSLHTEEVARNPYHLLLPAWMQDNVRRGGELVGGQGGTPPEFSFATLYRLRRWQNGKFCSVPDAGKFVSMQTSLKELFAWK